A single Pedobacter sp. PACM 27299 DNA region contains:
- a CDS encoding thioredoxin family protein — MKLLLIFFLGIIPSTLIWNENFNEAQQQAKTSHKQILINFSGSDWCGPCIRLRKEILESEVFEAYAKENLVLVRADFPRQKKNQLPAAQIKKNESLAEQYNPEGKFPYTILLDENGKILKSWDGYPNVAAEKFVSEIKTR; from the coding sequence ATGAAACTATTATTGATCTTTTTCCTAGGCATCATTCCAAGCACTTTAATCTGGAATGAAAATTTTAATGAGGCACAACAACAGGCTAAAACTTCACATAAACAGATCTTAATTAATTTTTCAGGATCTGACTGGTGTGGCCCTTGTATCCGTTTAAGAAAAGAAATTCTGGAATCAGAGGTATTTGAGGCTTATGCCAAAGAAAACCTGGTACTGGTAAGAGCCGATTTTCCCAGACAAAAGAAAAACCAATTACCTGCAGCGCAAATCAAAAAGAACGAATCTTTGGCCGAGCAATATAACCCTGAGGGAAAATTCCCTTATACCATTTTACTAGATGAAAATGGAAAAATCCTCAAATCTTGGGATGGTTATCCAAACGTGGCCGCTGAAAAATTTGTATCGGAGATTAAAACCAGATAA
- a CDS encoding DUF4266 domain-containing protein has product MKTSFDRSVLLGVSFFALSMLSACATVKPYQKSKLNDSEMALSSRKVQKFEQSFQLYREGGSGANGGKSGGGCGCN; this is encoded by the coding sequence ATGAAAACGTCCTTTGACCGATCTGTACTATTGGGTGTGAGCTTTTTCGCCCTGAGTATGCTGAGCGCCTGCGCCACAGTAAAACCTTACCAGAAAAGCAAGTTAAATGATTCTGAAATGGCCTTGTCCTCCCGAAAGGTGCAGAAATTTGAACAAAGTTTCCAATTGTACCGGGAAGGCGGTTCTGGTGCCAATGGTGGCAAAAGTGGTGGTGGCTGTGGTTGTAATTAA
- a CDS encoding FAD:protein FMN transferase, producing the protein MATYKRVLKLMGNRFEFTVVADKEESGQKSIDAAIAEVSRIEALFSTFQESSQTSLINQYAGIKPVKVDPEMIQLIQRAVKISELTQGAFDITYGSIDKSLWNFDTSMTSLPDAETALQSVSLINYQHVIVDVPHSTVMLKNEDMRIGFGGIGKGYAADRAKQVLQNLGIKSGIVNAAGDLVTWGSQSEDKDWTIGIADPDQSDRPFSALNISNMAIATSGNYEKYATINGKRYSHTIDPKTGLPVTGIKSVSILCPSAELADALATPVIVMGVQVGLDLINQLQQVACIIIDDHDRLYTSKNINVKH; encoded by the coding sequence ATGGCAACTTATAAGCGCGTGCTAAAACTAATGGGAAACCGTTTTGAGTTCACAGTCGTCGCTGACAAGGAGGAATCAGGACAGAAATCCATTGATGCAGCCATAGCAGAGGTTAGCCGGATCGAGGCCTTATTCAGCACTTTTCAAGAAAGCAGCCAGACTAGTCTGATCAATCAATATGCAGGAATAAAACCTGTAAAAGTTGATCCAGAAATGATCCAGCTGATCCAGCGTGCAGTAAAAATATCAGAACTTACCCAAGGTGCATTTGACATTACCTACGGCTCAATTGATAAAAGCCTGTGGAATTTTGATACCAGTATGACCTCCCTGCCTGACGCGGAAACGGCGTTGCAGTCGGTCAGTTTGATTAACTACCAGCATGTAATTGTTGATGTTCCCCATTCTACAGTGATGTTAAAAAATGAGGACATGCGTATCGGTTTTGGAGGTATAGGAAAAGGTTATGCTGCAGACCGGGCTAAACAGGTATTACAAAATCTTGGAATCAAAAGTGGTATTGTTAATGCTGCTGGCGACCTCGTGACCTGGGGCAGCCAATCAGAAGATAAAGATTGGACCATCGGCATAGCCGATCCGGATCAAAGTGACCGTCCTTTCTCTGCCCTTAACATCAGCAACATGGCGATTGCCACTTCCGGTAATTACGAAAAATATGCCACCATTAATGGCAAAAGGTATTCCCATACCATTGACCCAAAGACTGGTTTACCGGTTACTGGAATTAAAAGTGTCAGTATTCTTTGTCCTAGTGCCGAACTGGCCGATGCACTGGCGACCCCGGTGATCGTTATGGGGGTTCAGGTTGGGCTTGACCTGATCAACCAATTACAACAAGTAGCCTGTATCATCATAGATGACCATGACAGGTTATATACTTCCAAGAATATTAATGTAAAACACTGA
- a CDS encoding QcrA and Rieske domain-containing protein — protein sequence MDRKDFLASIGLSAATFAFINCAGCAKSSNAPSGDTSGPTGIDFTLDLNLPANAGLSNNGGHLVSNGVIVARTTSGSFVAAQRSCTHESYGLIYQPSASRFYCANHGATFSESGTVTNGPASRALTTYHTQLTGTSLRIYS from the coding sequence ATGGATAGAAAAGATTTTTTAGCCAGTATAGGATTATCAGCCGCAACATTTGCATTCATCAATTGTGCAGGATGTGCCAAAAGTTCAAATGCACCTTCAGGGGACACTTCAGGTCCAACTGGCATTGATTTCACTTTAGACCTGAACTTACCCGCAAATGCAGGACTCAGTAATAACGGAGGGCATTTAGTTTCCAATGGCGTCATTGTTGCACGTACTACTTCTGGCTCATTTGTGGCTGCCCAGCGGTCCTGCACTCACGAAAGCTATGGCTTAATCTATCAGCCTAGTGCTTCCAGATTTTATTGTGCCAACCATGGCGCAACTTTCTCAGAAAGCGGTACCGTTACGAATGGTCCTGCTTCCAGAGCATTAACGACTTATCACACCCAACTCACAGGAACTTCACTAAGAATTTACAGCTAA